The window TGTCAGTACTATTTCGTAAAATGTAATTCGTAATTCGTAATTCGTAATTTGTAAATCGTAAAACAAAATCACTTCACAACAAAATTCAACGTCAACAATTTCTCTGCAACTTTCTTTCTCTGGTCGCCTTGAATTTCTACGTCTCTGCCTTTCACAGTTCCACCGGCGCCGCAATGTTGTTTGAGTATTGTTGCAATCTCTTCAATAACTTGCGGATTGTGTTGAAAACCGGATATAATCGTAACAACTTTTCCTTTTCGCTTTTTATCATCAAGGAAAACACGAACAGATTTTTTGTCGCCATCAATTGTCATTTACGAATTACGATTT of the Ignavibacteria bacterium genome contains:
- a CDS encoding translation initiation factor, which codes for MTIDGDKKSVRVFLDDKKRKGKVVTIISGFQHNPQVIEEIATILKQHCGAGGTVKGRDVEIQGDQRKKVAEKLLTLNFVVK